GAAAGTGTTGAACTGCGGATACATCTTACAGGGTGTTCGGTTTGTCGTGTGTTTCAAAAGCAAAGTGTCATGATCAACCGTATGGTTAAAAATCTGATTCATGATTCACAAAAAAAAGATAGGAAACTGGACGATGCTTTTAAGCGGGATTTACAGGATAAAATTGAAGGCGAGCTGAATAAAAATAGATAGGGAAAAGTTTTTGCAAAACTTTGTAAGGATTTCCGGTAAGCCCCGACAAATAATAAAATAACAAATTTCACATTCTAAACAAAGCCCAATGGAAACGCTAAAATCAAAAGTATTGTCATTTATCGTAATTTCTGCTATCGCAACTTTTTCTATAACGGTTCAGGCTGCACCTGGAAGTTTTTCTATCCAGGACTCGACCAAAATGGACAAAAAAATGTCCAAAATGAGTCATAAAAAAGATGACAAAATGGGTAAAATGGAAGGAAAAATGGGTAAGATGAATGACAAAATGGAAAAGAAAAGTAAGATGTCAAAGAAGGATTCTACGATAAAAAAATAAATTAAAGTTGTGCTGGAGGAGGGATCAAACATCCCTCCTTTTATTTTTATACCGACTTTCGTAAATACTGATCCAATCCTGTGGAGTCATTTTTGAAGCCAATTCTCCAATGAGTTTGTAAGGGATGTGATCAGCTTTTTTAAATCGCAGACAGCTTTTTCCCATATCAAGTTTTGTCTTGATGTGTTTTGGATATTCAGTGGTAAACCATTTCAAAATTTCTTCATCCGCATAGATACCCATGTGATAAACGGCGATGAAGTTTTTTTGTGAAGCAATATTCATGAAAGGAAGCGGTAAGGAAGGGTTGCAATGATAGCCCTCAGGATACAGCGCATGTGGAATCACATAACCAAGCATGCCATAACTCATTTCCTCCTGAAATCCTTCTGGCAAATTTTTAAGAATTTCTGCACGCAGTTCGTTGATGGCAGATTTTCTGTCGTCCGGAAGTGAATCCAGATATTCCTGGGGAGTTGAGGCGCTGGATTGCATATGTAAGAGGTTGATTTTTATGGAAATATAAAATTAGCAAGAGTTAGGATTAATCCTAAATTTTCCATCGTCACATTAATTCAAAAATCTCCGGCAAATCATCCTAGCGGAATGTATATGCCCATCCGTTACGATGCATGTGGAGTGTTTCACTACAAAGATTTTCTAAATCTCATAATTTTCTAAAAATATAAGGATAGGCTCTAGGTTAACTGATTGAACGGTTACTTTCTGACATCATTTCTTTATAGATTTGTTTAGGATAAAAATTTTATTCTATTCATAATTTGTTATTATTGAGAAGTTTACGAAATTGAAAATATCATTCCTACCATCTTAAAAACCTCAACTCTGTGAAATTAACAATTCAGAATCTTCAAAAAACTTATCCAAATGGTGTTCAGGCGCTGAAAGGAATTAATCTGGTGATTGAAACCGGAATGTTTGGCCTGCTTGGACCAAACGGCGCAGGCAAATCTTCTCTGATGCGCACGATTGCAACTTTACAGGAAGCCGATGCCGGAAGTATTTTTCTGGATGATCTTGATGTGCTCAAAGACAAAGCGGAGGTACGCAGGATTCTGGGATATTTGCCACAGGAATTTGGAGTTTATCCTAAAATCAGTTCTGAGCTGATGCTTGATCATATTGCTCAGTTGAAAGGGATTCTGGATGCGAATGAAAGAAAACAAACTGTGGCGGCATTGCTCGACAGAGTAAATTTATATAACGACCGCAAAAAACATCTCGGCACTTTTTCCGGTGGTATGAAACAGCGTTTCGGGATTGCACAGGCACTTTTGGCAAACCCTAAACTGATTATTGTAGATGAACCGACGGCAGGTCTGGATCCCGCAGAACGCAACCGTTTTTACAATTTATTGAGCGAATTGGGCGAGAATACGATCGTAATTCTTTCCACCCATATTGTGGAAGATGTGCGGACCTTGTGCAGCGATTTTGCCATTATTTGTAAGGGCGAAGTGCTTAGAAACGGAAATCCGGATGAAGCTGTAAATGAGCTGAACGGAAAAATTTACAGCAAACTCATCGATAAGGGTGATAAGTTGGGTTACCGGGAAAATTACCAGGTAATTTCTGAACAAATGAAAAGCGGCAAACTGGGTATCAGGATTTTTTCTGAAACTAATCCGGGCAATGAATTTGTACTCGCTGAACCTGTTTTGGAAGATATTTATTTCCATCAGATCGCCAGTAAACTGGACACCATTGCGCAGTAAATCAGTTGCTTGAATTCCGCTTGTTAAATGTTTCCTGACTCAAAAAAGACTCTGGCATGTTCCGTCAAATATTTTTGTTTGAAATAAAATACCGTCTAAACCGGCCGGCTACCTGGATTTACTTCTTTATCTATTTTCTTGTTGGCTTTCTTTCCGTCGCTGGGGGCTGGTCTGCGGCTTCTGAAAAAGTGATGTATAATGCTCCCTGGACAATCGCCGAGGGAAATGTCTTTTTTAGTTTCACGATGATGATGGTTTGCTCTGCAATAATGGGCGTTCCTTTATATCGTGATATTGAGTACCAGACCCGCAATTATTTTTACGCAATACCAATCACCAAAGGTGGTTATTTCTGGGGACGATTTTTTGGATCCTTTGTTTTCGTATTATTCGTCGGAACCGGTTTTAGTTTTGGCACTCTGGCCGGAAGTTTTATTGGTCCTTTATTTGGCTGGATACCTGCTGAAAGGGTTGGCTCTTATGGTTTATGGAATTATTTCTATCCATACTTTGCTTTTGCGATAGGAAATTTACTTTTGTCGTCAACAATATTCTTTGCTCTCGTTTCTTTTACAAGAAATGTCAAAGTGATTTATTCTGCCAGCATTCTGCTGTTGATAGCTTATTTGTTAGGGAATTTTTTGGTGCGTGATATTGAAAATCGTAATCTCGTCAAGCTTCTTGACCCGTTTGCGGTTAATACGTTCAATCTGGAAACTCGTTTTTCTACACCTTATGAAAAGAACAATGTACCTGTACCGTTGACGAGCATTTATTTACTGAACCGATTAATCTGGTTGGGGTTGTCCATTGCATTGATTTTATTCACCTATTACCAGTTCAGTTTTCAAAAGTTTATGCAGCCGGAAATTTCCAGAGAGAAAAAATCTGCGAAGGAAAAGGATGAAAAAGCACCGGCTTTACTTAAACATGTAACCCAGCAATTTGGTGGAAATTATAAAAAAACGATTCTGTGGAATCTGACTAAAATCGAGTTTCTGAACATTGTCAGGGATAACTATTTCAGGGCGATTTTACTCGGGGGACTTATTTTTCTGGTATTGGATATCTGGATCGGGAATACTTTGTATAGCGTAGGGGATAGGCCGCTTACCATTTTTGTAATGGATTTTAAAGGGTATGATTATACTGTTTTCATTTTCATTATTTTGCTTTTTTACACAGGAGAAGCCGTTCACAGGGAGAAAGCAACGCGTTACAATATTTTAAATGACGCACTTCCCATTTCAAATACAATTCTCTATTTATCAAAGCTTTTCGGACTTTTTGGTATCGCCGTTATCATGGCCACGGTTCCACTTTTTGTGGGAACCATCATCCAGACACTCAAAGGTTTTACGGATTATAATCTACCTGTTTATTTTATTGATCTCTATTTGCTGACGTTGCCCGGTTTTATCCAGATGATTCTTTTGTCCTTTGCGGTGCACGTGATTGTCAACAATAAATTTGCCGGACATGGTGTCGCGATGCTTATTTGGGTGGCTATGTTTCTGCTTCGGAATTTCGGTGAATTCGATTATAACCTATTTTTTTACTTTTTTACACCGGAATACAGATGGTCAGATATGAATGGTCTTGGGCATTTTGTCAAGCCGCTTTTCTGGTTTAATTTCTACTGGCTTTTGTTTGGTTCGTTACTTGCGACTATTGCTTATTTGTTTTTTCAACGGGGCGTTGTTGGTGGTTTTAAAGAAAGAATTCGTGTAGCGAAAGAAAGGTTTTCCGGCGCTCCAAAATTATTGGTTCCCTTATTTTTTATCGGTTGGCTGGCCAGCGGAGCCTACATTTATTATAACGTCAGTTATCTCAACGATTATTACAGCATCTCGGAACAAAGGAGAAATCAGTCGTTGTACGAGAAAAAAATGAAGAAATACGAAGGTTTGCCGCATCCGAAAGTTACCAGCCTTATCCTGAAAGCTGATATTTTTCCAGAGGAAAGAAGGATAAATATGTACGCCAAAATGCTGGTTAAAAATAAAACAAACAAACCCATCCAGACCATCCATATGCTGGATAGTGATGATCTGGAATATAAGCTTGTTTACAATGGCAAAAGCCTGAAATTCACTGAACCGCTTCATCAGCCATACTCCAAATTTACCTTTTTCAAAAAGGGTGAAAAGGTTGCAGGTTATCGGATTTACAAATTGGATAAAACCATGCAGCCAGGTGATTCTGCCGTTATGGAAATTTATTCGGTGAAGCAAAATAAAGGCTTTTTGAATAACGGTTTTAGCAGGGAGGTTCTGTACAATGGTACATTTTACAGTGGCGGTTTTCCTCATATGGGATATCAGGAAGGTCTTGAACTTGAAAGTGATGAGTATCGAAAAAAACTTGGTTTGAAAGAAAAGAAGGATGATCTGCCGCCGCAAAATGATCCTGTTGGAAGAAGTACAATGTTGTTCAATGACAATGCGGACCTCATGCACTTTGAAGCCACGGTAAGTACAACCGCAGATCAGATCGCTATTGCGCCGGGCTATTTGCAAAAGAGCTGGACAGACAAGGGACGGAAATATTTCTACTACGTTCAGGATACTCCGATACAATTATTTGAAAGCGTATTGTCGGCACGATACGAAGTTTTACGAGAGCCGCTGAAACTGGATAACGGCAAAATTGTCAACATCGAAATATTTTACGATAAACATCATCCCTATAATCTGAACCGGTTCAAGGCGGCTTATGTGGATGGACTGAAATATTTTTCGAATGTGTACGGACCATTTCAATTCCGCCAGATGCGGCTTATGGAATTTCCAAGATATGCAGGATTTGCGCAAAGTTTTGCCAATACGGTTCCTTATTCGGAAGCTTTTGGCTGGGTTGCCGATTTCAAAAATCCGGATGATTTTGACTACACCTATTTTGTCACAGCGCATGAACTGGCCCATCAATGGTGGGGCCACCAGATTGCTCCAAACAAAACAAGAGGATCAAATTTGATCTCCGAAGCTCTGGCAGAATATACTGCCCTTATCCTGACCGAAAAAAAATACGGAAAGGATAATATGAAGCGGTTTTTGAAAGATGAACTTGACAAATATTTACGCGGCCGGGCGAATGAATCGAAAAAAGAAAACACTTTTATCAACTGCAATCGCCCTTACGAGTGGTATTACAAGGGAAGTCTTGTGATGTATGGTCTTCGTGATTTAATTGGAGATACAGCTGTAAATCATGCACTTCGGGAATTCAGGGATGAATTTGCTTTGAAGGAGAATCCGCCTTTTCCGGGAAGCAATGATTTGTTTTCCTATCTGAATAAACATACACCCGATTCTCTCAAATACTATCTGAATGATACCTGGAAGAAAATTACCCTGTACGAAAACAAATCTGATAAGGTTACTTCCAAATCAGCAGGTAAAGATTTATACGATGTAAGTTTCACATTCACATCGAAAAAATTATACGCGGATAGCTCAGGAAAAGAGACGGTTGCCCCAATGAATGACTATGTAGACATAGGAGTTTTCGCAGCAGAGTCGAAAAACAAATTGGGACAGAAACAGATAAATCCATTGTTTCTAAAAAAATACAAACTAAAACCGGGTACACAAACTGTAACAATTCGTGTAAAGGGAAAACCTGTAAAAGCGGGCATTGACCCCTATAATAAACTCATTGATCGCATACCAGATGATAATTTGAGTGAAATTGATTAAAACGTATTGTATGTATTTTTCCAAAATCAAATTGCCAAATTATTTCTATTCTTGATGAAGCAGATCAGTAGTAAAGTTTTTCAGATCAGCCTGGGATCTGTCAATGTTTTTGTAGTGGAAGATGATGGCTTGACACTCGTTGATACCGGGATGAAAGGAAGTGCTGATAAAATATTTTCAGCAATAAAAAAGGCAGGGAGAAATCCGGAAAATATCCAGAGAATCATTCTTACACATGTGCATCCGGATCATTCCGGAAGTGCTGCGGAAATTAAGAGAAGATTGAATATTCCTGTGTGGGCACATGGTATCGACGCAGAGTTAATGGAGCAGGGTGTAGGCGTACGGGGGGCAACACATTTGTCTCCGGGTATTGTCAACTGGTTGATTTTTAACTTGTTTATCAAGCGTTCGGATAGTGCAATTGAGCCGGTTATTGTTGAAAAACAACTGACGGACAATGAAGTTTTGCCGATAGCAGGAGGAACCAGAATTCTACATACGCCTGGGCATAGTGCAGGACATGTGGCCTTGTTAATCGAAAAGGAAAAGGTATTAATCTCAGGTGATATTTGTGCCAATTTATTCGGACTGGCAATTAGTACGGTTTATGAAGATATAAAACTGGGTATAAAAAGCATTGGAAAGGTAACGAATTTCATGTTTGATAAAGCCGTTTTCGGACACGGAAATTCGCTTGAAAAAGATGCAGATCAAAAGTTAAAGGATTTCTATAATAAGTTGAATTCACAATAGAAAAATTTCTGTCACCTCACGGAATTAAAGTTCGTGAGGTGACAGAAATCTTTTTAAGCTTTATCATATGCCTCCTGTAAAATCGCAATGTCAAGCTTTGACATTTTCAGCATTGCCTGCATGACACTTTGTGCTTTTGCAGGATTTTTATCGCTTAATAATTCAGATAAAAGTGATGGAACAATTTGCCAGGAAACGCCAAATTTATCTTTCAGCCATCCACACTGACTTTTCGATCCGCCTTCGGAAAGTCTTTCCCACTTATCATCAATTTCTTCCTGTGTTTTACAATCAACAAAAAATGAAATTGCTTCTGTAAAATTGAAGGCTGGTCCGCCATTGAGTGCATAAAATGTTTGTCCTTCCAGTTCAAATGTAGCCGTCATAACCTGACCCGCAGGTCCTGGGGCTCCTTCCGGATACCGTGTGACAGTCAGTATTTTTGCATTGTCAAAGATGGAAATATATAAGTTCATGGCTTCTTCCAACTGATTGTCGTACCACAGGAATGGTGTTATCTTTTGCATTTTGTTAATGGTTTAAGTTTTAGGTAATAATTTCCTGAATTGGTTTTCCTGATTTATTATGACAAAATTAAACACATTAGATTTGAGAGAGCGGGTTTGAAAACGACTTTATTAAGGGGGATTTGCGACTTTATTGTAATGAGATTTAAAGAGTTTTCTGTTATGGGTACACAAAAAGAAAACCTGCCCACGACATTTGAAGTCAGAGCAGGTCTCCTGGCATGTTGTGTGCGCGAGTCGGATTATTGAAGATTTAGAACATTACAAAGCTATCGTTTTCCCATTGTGTTGCATGAATTTTATAGGGATAAAGCGGCCTGAAAGAGTAATAATAGGTCACCGCGCCCTGTGTTGGGTCATTTTCCTGTGCAACAAATGTTATATTTTCG
The nucleotide sequence above comes from Dyadobacter subterraneus. Encoded proteins:
- a CDS encoding VOC family protein; this translates as MQKITPFLWYDNQLEEAMNLYISIFDNAKILTVTRYPEGAPGPAGQVMTATFELEGQTFYALNGGPAFNFTEAISFFVDCKTQEEIDDKWERLSEGGSKSQCGWLKDKFGVSWQIVPSLLSELLSDKNPAKAQSVMQAMLKMSKLDIAILQEAYDKA
- a CDS encoding MBL fold metallo-hydrolase — encoded protein: MKQISSKVFQISLGSVNVFVVEDDGLTLVDTGMKGSADKIFSAIKKAGRNPENIQRIILTHVHPDHSGSAAEIKRRLNIPVWAHGIDAELMEQGVGVRGATHLSPGIVNWLIFNLFIKRSDSAIEPVIVEKQLTDNEVLPIAGGTRILHTPGHSAGHVALLIEKEKVLISGDICANLFGLAISTVYEDIKLGIKSIGKVTNFMFDKAVFGHGNSLEKDADQKLKDFYNKLNSQ
- a CDS encoding ABC transporter permease/M1 family aminopeptidase gives rise to the protein MFRQIFLFEIKYRLNRPATWIYFFIYFLVGFLSVAGGWSAASEKVMYNAPWTIAEGNVFFSFTMMMVCSAIMGVPLYRDIEYQTRNYFYAIPITKGGYFWGRFFGSFVFVLFVGTGFSFGTLAGSFIGPLFGWIPAERVGSYGLWNYFYPYFAFAIGNLLLSSTIFFALVSFTRNVKVIYSASILLLIAYLLGNFLVRDIENRNLVKLLDPFAVNTFNLETRFSTPYEKNNVPVPLTSIYLLNRLIWLGLSIALILFTYYQFSFQKFMQPEISREKKSAKEKDEKAPALLKHVTQQFGGNYKKTILWNLTKIEFLNIVRDNYFRAILLGGLIFLVLDIWIGNTLYSVGDRPLTIFVMDFKGYDYTVFIFIILLFYTGEAVHREKATRYNILNDALPISNTILYLSKLFGLFGIAVIMATVPLFVGTIIQTLKGFTDYNLPVYFIDLYLLTLPGFIQMILLSFAVHVIVNNKFAGHGVAMLIWVAMFLLRNFGEFDYNLFFYFFTPEYRWSDMNGLGHFVKPLFWFNFYWLLFGSLLATIAYLFFQRGVVGGFKERIRVAKERFSGAPKLLVPLFFIGWLASGAYIYYNVSYLNDYYSISEQRRNQSLYEKKMKKYEGLPHPKVTSLILKADIFPEERRINMYAKMLVKNKTNKPIQTIHMLDSDDLEYKLVYNGKSLKFTEPLHQPYSKFTFFKKGEKVAGYRIYKLDKTMQPGDSAVMEIYSVKQNKGFLNNGFSREVLYNGTFYSGGFPHMGYQEGLELESDEYRKKLGLKEKKDDLPPQNDPVGRSTMLFNDNADLMHFEATVSTTADQIAIAPGYLQKSWTDKGRKYFYYVQDTPIQLFESVLSARYEVLREPLKLDNGKIVNIEIFYDKHHPYNLNRFKAAYVDGLKYFSNVYGPFQFRQMRLMEFPRYAGFAQSFANTVPYSEAFGWVADFKNPDDFDYTYFVTAHELAHQWWGHQIAPNKTRGSNLISEALAEYTALILTEKKYGKDNMKRFLKDELDKYLRGRANESKKENTFINCNRPYEWYYKGSLVMYGLRDLIGDTAVNHALREFRDEFALKENPPFPGSNDLFSYLNKHTPDSLKYYLNDTWKKITLYENKSDKVTSKSAGKDLYDVSFTFTSKKLYADSSGKETVAPMNDYVDIGVFAAESKNKLGQKQINPLFLKKYKLKPGTQTVTIRVKGKPVKAGIDPYNKLIDRIPDDNLSEID
- a CDS encoding ABC transporter ATP-binding protein, translated to MKLTIQNLQKTYPNGVQALKGINLVIETGMFGLLGPNGAGKSSLMRTIATLQEADAGSIFLDDLDVLKDKAEVRRILGYLPQEFGVYPKISSELMLDHIAQLKGILDANERKQTVAALLDRVNLYNDRKKHLGTFSGGMKQRFGIAQALLANPKLIIVDEPTAGLDPAERNRFYNLLSELGENTIVILSTHIVEDVRTLCSDFAIICKGEVLRNGNPDEAVNELNGKIYSKLIDKGDKLGYRENYQVISEQMKSGKLGIRIFSETNPGNEFVLAEPVLEDIYFHQIASKLDTIAQ
- a CDS encoding DUF1801 domain-containing protein translates to MQSSASTPQEYLDSLPDDRKSAINELRAEILKNLPEGFQEEMSYGMLGYVIPHALYPEGYHCNPSLPLPFMNIASQKNFIAVYHMGIYADEEILKWFTTEYPKHIKTKLDMGKSCLRFKKADHIPYKLIGELASKMTPQDWISIYESRYKNKRRDV